The sequence CGGGGAAACCTGCGGTCGAGACCATCCTGATCGCGCGGTCTTACTGATTCCACCCTTTTTGGGTGGCGCCCTTGGCGAGCGGCCGCGTGGCGGTATCATGCCGACATGCGCCACGCCCTTGCCCTTGCTTCGCTATTCCTGTCCTCGGCTACGCTGGCCGCTCCTGAAGATGCTATTTCCGAAACGCGGTTGAGGGCTGACATCGAACGTCTGGTCGGTTTCGGCACGCGCCATACGCTTTCGGTTCAGGACGATCCCAAGCGCGGGATCGGGGCGGCTCGCGTGTGGGCGGAGGCCGAGTTCCGCAAGGCTTCAGCGACGTGCGGCGGCTGCCTTGAGGTTGCACTCCCCGAACGCATGGTAACCGGCGACCGCGTGCCGGTGCCGACGCGGCTCGTCAATGTCGTGGCGATCCAGCGCGGGACCGAGCGACCGAACGAAGTCGTGATCGTGCAGGCGCATATCGACAGCCGGGTGAGCGACATCCTGAATGCCACCAGCGATGCGCCGGGCGCTAATGATGATGGCTCGGGGACGGCACTGGTGCTGGAAGCGGCCCGGGTGCTTTCGAAACAGAAGTTCGCCGGCACCATCGTCTATGCCGCGCTTTCGGGCGAGGAGCAGGGCTTGCTCGGCGGCAAGTTGCTCGCGGATTACGCGGAGGCGCAAGGATGGACGGTGAAAGCCGTTCTCAACAATGACATTGTCGGCGGATCACGCGGTTCGGACGGATATCGTGATGATGCTCATGTGCGGGTCCTGTCGGAGGGGCCGCGCGCGGATTCCACCGATGGATTGCGCGCGCAGATGCGGCGTTTCGGCGGGGAGAACGACAGTCCCTCCCGCAACATCGCGCGGTGGATTGGCGATCTTGCCGCTGGCGATTCCAGGGGCCTTGCCACGCGGCAGATCTGGCGGGCTGACCGGATGGGGCGGGGCGGGGACCAGTTGCCGTTTTCGGACAAGGGCTATCCCGCGGTCCGTCTGACCGTGGCGGTCGAGGATTATGAACATCAGCATCAGGATGTGCGGACGGAATGTGGCGTAAAGTTTGGCGACACGGTGGACGAAATGGACTTCGCCTATCTCGCCAAGGTCACCCGGTTGAACGTGCGCGCTCTCGCGGCGTTGGCCCGCGCACCGATGCCGCCTGCGCCGGTGGTCAAGGGCGCTGTGCAGACATCAACGAACGTCGCATGGGTGGCAGTGCCGGGGGCTGCGCGCTACCGGCTGTGGCAGCGGCGGACCGATGCGCCTGTGTGGGAGGCTCTGGTTGTGGAAACCGCAGAACTCACAGCGCATCTCGAAGGCGTCCGCGCTGACGACTGGCTGTTCGGTGTAAGTGCGGTTGCGGCAGATGGGAGCGAAAGTCCCGTGGCCTCGGCGGTGCCTGGTGGAGAGTTTGCGCCATTGCCCCCGTCGCTGCCCAAACCCTGAACTTCGCTTGCCTTCGTGCGGTCGAACGACCACATGCCGGGAATGGCCAAATTCAAATTTCCGCAAGGGCTGCCCTCGCGCCAGCAGGTGCTCGATTTCATTGCCCAGTCCGACGAGCCTGCGGGCAAGCGTGAACTTTCCAAAGCGTTTGGCCTGAGAGGCACCGAGAAGATCGCGCTCAAGGCGTTGCTCAAGGATATGGCCGAGGAAGGCCTGATCGACGGCAATCGCAGCGCGTTCCATGCGATGGGCGGCGTGCCCAAGGTGACTGTGCTGCGCATCGTCGAGATCGACGAGGGCGAGCCGATTG is a genomic window of Novosphingobium sp. MMS21-SN21R containing:
- a CDS encoding M28 family peptidase gives rise to the protein MRHALALASLFLSSATLAAPEDAISETRLRADIERLVGFGTRHTLSVQDDPKRGIGAARVWAEAEFRKASATCGGCLEVALPERMVTGDRVPVPTRLVNVVAIQRGTERPNEVVIVQAHIDSRVSDILNATSDAPGANDDGSGTALVLEAARVLSKQKFAGTIVYAALSGEEQGLLGGKLLADYAEAQGWTVKAVLNNDIVGGSRGSDGYRDDAHVRVLSEGPRADSTDGLRAQMRRFGGENDSPSRNIARWIGDLAAGDSRGLATRQIWRADRMGRGGDQLPFSDKGYPAVRLTVAVEDYEHQHQDVRTECGVKFGDTVDEMDFAYLAKVTRLNVRALAALARAPMPPAPVVKGAVQTSTNVAWVAVPGAARYRLWQRRTDAPVWEALVVETAELTAHLEGVRADDWLFGVSAVAADGSESPVASAVPGGEFAPLPPSLPKP